A window of Bacteroidota bacterium contains these coding sequences:
- a CDS encoding nucleotidyltransferase domain-containing protein — translation MHKKNKNNTNHNPKTAKAIKIAKQFLTEVRKNKIVVIKAYLYGSFAKEASHKDSDIDIVVVSSDFRKSRFEESLRLAKLRYKIDLRISPLAYNPKDFTEQNLIPYEAMTNGIRIA, via the coding sequence ATGCATAAAAAAAACAAGAACAACACGAACCACAATCCTAAAACTGCTAAAGCAATAAAAATAGCAAAGCAATTCCTGACGGAAGTCCGGAAAAATAAGATTGTAGTCATAAAGGCATATCTGTATGGTTCTTTTGCGAAGGAAGCTTCGCATAAAGATAGCGATATCGATATTGTTGTAGTCTCATCTGATTTTCGAAAATCAAGATTTGAAGAAAGCCTACGCCTGGCTAAGCTGCGTTACAAAATTGACCTCCGCATATCTCCCCTCGCATACAATCCTAAAGATTTTACTGAGCAAAACTTGATTCCTTACGAAGCTATGACTAATGGGATAAGAATAGCATAA
- a CDS encoding VCBS repeat-containing protein has translation MTNPLVIEQNFQTLKQTLRLISSSRLRILQIVEFIENLLDSPTYFPAYAPELLPQLVESINKTDFIGTNLNCLERCIKLLKRIESDQPAVASNPEFTQAQQHLKAETEKIRTWIKSKNLEGLEPLRKKFVVGSVWIPMVEREQFLTAVNPEFASLQKLNIEAIFSKKEADADKLHIKQLSHKEESQESELLNTVEAAISLLGKFAHIKNGKGVTINCSFNNPTFVEGQSLQAGLAAGLFTELLHLHQFKEEYAIREDIAITGRIDKQANLLPVDETGLRIKVEACYFSHIRYIIVPKEQVGVCQSVVDELTVEHSLSKFSNLKSQISNPPSSSFDVIGISNLAELFYNRKFSDSRRISVTKQTARNIWKQRRPIAAVTFVVLLFIIGKMWYGPLDKNPVAYAAEGEMLILKNKYGEVLDEIKLGGNTIKHYENIKKDFPGNDLVSFIDLDTDELNEVVFTRMFQDGSSIVYCKSLKMNKYLWEFELKQKLIFPRKGNDIQSDLFHAIQMAAGDFDKDGNPEIIVLTLHNGYFPCIVFKLDAKTGKELGNYLHIGNLYSFKICDIDNNGIPKILLTGISNAFDIAVFTILDPRFIYGHSPLTKDYVVEEYEPAAEKAYIVIPRTVVGNYYSLINKSNSGKEINIDQPKQTLRIVITDYVPPHEPDHTVEISFFFGFDLRIKSIGTHDLYDLLYRKLFKEGKISQETNFEYFENFKKEILYWDGDKFVNYPTLNKRYVEAVAALDSAKGK, from the coding sequence ATGACCAATCCGCTTGTAATTGAACAGAATTTTCAAACTCTCAAGCAAACGCTAAGGTTAATTTCCAGCAGCCGGTTGCGTATATTGCAGATTGTAGAGTTTATTGAAAATTTACTCGATAGTCCCACATACTTTCCTGCTTATGCGCCAGAATTACTTCCTCAGCTTGTTGAATCAATAAATAAAACCGACTTTATCGGAACCAATCTTAACTGCTTAGAACGATGCATTAAATTACTTAAGCGTATTGAAAGTGATCAACCTGCTGTCGCGAGTAACCCCGAGTTTACGCAGGCACAACAGCACTTGAAAGCAGAGACCGAAAAAATACGAACCTGGATAAAGTCTAAAAATTTGGAAGGTTTGGAACCCCTGCGTAAAAAGTTTGTTGTTGGTTCAGTATGGATACCGATGGTAGAGCGGGAACAATTTCTTACGGCGGTCAATCCTGAGTTTGCATCACTTCAAAAATTGAATATCGAAGCCATATTTAGTAAGAAGGAAGCAGATGCTGATAAACTTCATATCAAACAACTTTCACACAAAGAAGAATCACAAGAAAGTGAATTACTAAACACAGTCGAAGCTGCAATATCTCTACTCGGTAAGTTCGCGCATATAAAAAACGGTAAAGGAGTTACGATAAACTGCTCTTTCAATAATCCAACATTTGTTGAGGGGCAATCACTTCAAGCCGGACTTGCTGCCGGTTTGTTCACGGAGTTGCTTCACCTTCATCAGTTCAAGGAGGAATATGCAATACGAGAAGATATCGCAATAACAGGCAGGATAGATAAACAAGCCAATTTACTGCCGGTTGATGAAACTGGATTAAGGATAAAGGTTGAAGCATGCTATTTTTCGCACATCAGATATATTATTGTGCCGAAAGAACAAGTCGGTGTTTGTCAGTCGGTTGTTGATGAATTGACTGTCGAACATTCATTATCAAAATTTTCAAATCTTAAATCTCAAATCTCAAATCCGCCCAGTTCAAGCTTTGACGTAATTGGCATTTCCAACCTCGCAGAGCTTTTCTATAACCGCAAGTTCTCCGACTCGAGGCGCATTTCAGTTACAAAACAAACCGCCAGAAATATTTGGAAACAAAGGCGCCCTATTGCCGCAGTAACTTTTGTAGTATTGCTTTTCATTATTGGGAAAATGTGGTACGGACCGTTGGATAAAAATCCTGTAGCTTATGCTGCTGAGGGCGAGATGTTGATATTAAAGAATAAGTATGGTGAAGTATTAGATGAAATTAAATTGGGAGGAAATACAATAAAACATTATGAGAATATAAAAAAAGATTTCCCAGGCAATGATCTTGTTTCGTTCATTGATCTTGATACTGATGAATTAAACGAAGTTGTCTTTACCCGAATGTTTCAAGATGGCAGTTCGATAGTTTATTGCAAATCGCTTAAAATGAATAAATACTTATGGGAATTTGAATTAAAACAAAAACTTATTTTCCCACGAAAAGGAAACGATATACAGAGTGATTTATTCCACGCGATACAGATGGCAGCAGGTGATTTTGATAAGGACGGAAACCCTGAGATCATAGTATTAACTCTGCATAATGGTTATTTCCCTTGTATCGTGTTTAAATTAGATGCGAAAACAGGAAAAGAATTGGGAAATTATTTACATATAGGTAATTTATATTCTTTCAAAATTTGTGACATTGATAATAATGGGATACCTAAAATCCTCCTAACTGGGATAAGTAATGCCTTTGATATTGCTGTATTTACTATATTAGACCCGAGATTTATTTACGGTCATTCACCTTTAACTAAAGACTATGTCGTAGAAGAATATGAACCGGCAGCGGAAAAAGCATATATTGTCATTCCCCGGACGGTTGTTGGGAATTACTATTCTTTGATAAACAAATCTAATAGTGGTAAAGAGATTAATATTGATCAACCGAAACAGACGTTAAGGATTGTTATTACTGACTATGTGCCTCCTCACGAACCTGACCACACTGTTGAAATCAGCTTTTTTTTCGGATTTGATTTAAGGATAAAGTCTATCGGAACTCATGACTTATATGACCTTTTATATAGAAAACTATTTAAAGAAGGTAAAATTTCACAAGAGACTAATTTTGAATACTTTGAAAATTTTAAAAAAGAAATCCTCTACTGGGACGGGGATAAGTTTGTGAACTATCCAACTTTAAACAAGAGATATGTTGAGGCAGTAGCGGCATTGGACAGTGCGAAGGGGAAGTAA